The Henckelia pumila isolate YLH828 chromosome 2, ASM3356847v2, whole genome shotgun sequence genome includes a window with the following:
- the LOC140881999 gene encoding cytochrome c oxidase subunit 5b-2, mitochondrial-like, with the protein MWRRLSHQLRSLPLTRSNPKPLPFVVRSSTVPTSLPRSSAVISRHFSNAPAATISVDDVMPIATGHEREELQAVLTGKDVLEINYPSGPYGTKEEPAVVKSYYDKRIVGCPGVEGEDEHDVVWFWLEKWKPHECPVCSQYFVLEVVGPGGPPDGHGDHHH; encoded by the exons ATGTGGAGAAGGCTCTCACATCAGCTCCGATCTCTTCCCCTCACCCGATCTAATCCCAAACCCCTCCCATTCGTCGTTCGTTCTTCTACAGTTCCGACGAGTCTCCCCCGTTCTTCCGCCGTCATATCGCGCCATTTCAGTAATGCTCCTG CTGCGACGATATCAGTTGACGACGTAATGCCGATTGCTACTGGTCATGAGCGTGAGGAGCTCCAAGCCGTGCTTACG GGAAAAGACGTTCTCGAAATTAACTACCCTTCTGGTCCGTATGGTACAAAG GAAGAACCTGCTGTGGTCAAGTCTTATTATGATAAAAGAATTGTGGGATGCCCTGGAGTTGAAGGCG AGGACGAACACGACGTTGTTTGGTTCTGGTTAGAGAAGTGGAAGCCACATGAATGCCCAGTATGCTCACAATACTTTGTT TTGGAAGTGGTTGGCCCCGGCGGACCTCCTGATGGGCATGGAGACCATCATCACTAA
- the LOC140877694 gene encoding BIIDXI-like protein At5g11420 has product MKIICIVSMILILLANFNIALSFTDGPLPNGNFEYGPKPSEMKGTKIINPHAIPFWEISGYVEYIKSGHKQGDMLLIVPEGTSAVRLGDEASIKTKVKVTKGMFYSISFSAGRTCAQDEKLNVSAWPNTEPKDWGILPIQTVYSSDGWDSYSWGFLAQSDEIQIMIHNPGSEKDPACGPLIDSVALLALYTPKRQRGNILKNGNFEQGPYIFPNASWGVLIPPNIEDDHSPLLGWSIESLKAVKYIDSDHFGVPEGKRAVELVAGRESAVSQTVRTIPGKTYVLTFLVGDAKNFCQGSMMVEASVGAVVVQVPYESKGTGGFKRAQIRFKATSPRTRVRFLSSFYHTKSDHSGSLCGPVVDDVRLAG; this is encoded by the exons ATGAAGATTATCTGCATAGTGTCAATGATTCTGATTCTTTTAGCCAACTTTAATATTGCATTATCTTTTACAGACG GACCTTTGCCAAATGGAAATTTTGAATATGGGCCAAAACCCTCCGAAATGAAGGGAACCAAGATAATAAACCCTCATGCTATACCATTTTGGGAAATCTCCGGCTACGTCGAATACATAAAATCCGGCCACAAACAAGGCGACATGTTGTTGATCGTTCCCGAGGGAACCTCGGCCGTGCGACTCGGTGATGAAGCGTCCATCAAGACTAAGGTTAAGGTCACAAAGGGAATGTTTTACTCCATTTCTTTTAGTGCAGGCAGGACTTGTGCACAAGACGAGAAATTAAATGTATCCGCTTGGCCCAATACAGAGCCCAAAGATTGGGGCATCTTGCCCATCCAAACAGTTTATAGCAGTGATGGTTGGGATTCATATTCTTGGGGATTCTTGGCCCAGTCCGATGAgatccaaataatgatccaTAACCCGGGATCCGAGAAAGATCCGGCTTGCGGCCCACTTATCGACTCGGTTGCACTCCTGGCTTTGTATACCCCTAAAAGGCAAAGAG GAAATATATTGAAGAATGGAAATTTCGAACAAGGTCCATATATTTTTCCGAATGCGTCTTGGGGTGTGCTTATCCCCCCTAACATTGAGGATGACCACTCCCCATTGCTTGGATGGTCGATCGAATCGCTTAAAGCCGTGAAATACATAGACTCCGACCATTTCGGAGTGCCAGAAGGAAAACGAGCGGTCGAGTTGGTGGCGGGAAGAGAAAGTGCGGTGTCACAAACCGTGAGAACCATACCGGGAAAAACTTACGTGCTCACATTCTTAGTGGGTGATGCCAAAAACTTTTGCCAAGGCTCGATGATGGTCGAAGCAAGTGTGGGAGCAGTAGTTGTTCAAGTTCCTTACGAGTCCAAGGGCACCGGCGGATTCAAACGTGCACAAATTAGGTTTAAGGCTACATCACCCCGGACTAGAGTTAGGTTTTTGAGCTCGTTTTATCACACTAAGAGCGACCATTCGGGTTCTTTATGTGGTCCGGTTGTTGATGATGTGAGGTTAGCTGGTTAG